GAATGTATGCTTAGGGTAGGGTTTTTTTAGCATACATATTGCTATGcattagaaaaggaaagttcgaaacaaaacaaaaccacccaCAAACCACCCTTACTACATCCTTTCcttagctgtatttttattatcctTACTAATTATTCGTatcaaaaaataccaaaatatttttacactcAAGATTATCACTAatgcagaaaatggaaatcCACTTTTGTTACCATATTTCAGAGTCAACATTAGTCCATCTATCACTGTCCACTGCTTACTAAATAAGGGCAAAAGTTAGCAGTGTTACAGTTCCTGACTCCATTCTGCATGTATTTCAATATACATCTTGAGCAACAGTTTGTTGACCACAAACACTTAgtaaatgtgaaatgttttacCATCATTTGAAAGCCTGACTGAATCCATCTCTTCACTAGGAAAAGATGACTTCTGCTGAGAAACTGCCATCAAGTTCCAACACCGAGATAAAACCTCCTCCTCATCTGCCTCTCTGCACAAATCCTGGAAATCCTGTGTTTTCCTGTATGCTGGATCCCAAAACACTCAAAACCAACAGTTTTTTGACAAAGCCTCggattttattgtttaaaacaaCTTCAAGCGAGTATGGTGCTATACCACCTACCTCACAGATGGTACCTTGTACTTACCATCCCAAGGATCAGACGTTTTCAACACATTTGCTCACCTGTGGGTCATTTAGAAACAGCTATTTAAACACTGCTCTTGACAGAAGTAGGGTATACGACT
The sequence above is a segment of the Rhea pennata isolate bPtePen1 chromosome 10, bPtePen1.pri, whole genome shotgun sequence genome. Coding sequences within it:
- the PIERCE2 gene encoding piercer of microtubule wall 2 protein, with product MTALNEFISTNGGRPPRCYGNAAPPRAEERGDSASGAPALRGELRRWEAAGAISAEKMTSAEKLPSSSNTEIKPPPHLPLCTNPGNPVFSCMLDPKTLKTNSFLTKPRILLFKTTSSEYGAIPPTSQMVPCTYHPKDQTFSTHLLTCGSFRNSYLNTALDRSRVYDYPNLQHTL